The Salmo trutta chromosome 6, fSalTru1.1, whole genome shotgun sequence genome has a window encoding:
- the LOC115196414 gene encoding gastrula zinc finger protein XlCGF8.2DB-like — MADIERDSQHTDILQVQIKQEDGDEPHDTEDRLKSSNTGEQKPCHICPDCGKSYTRSDNLKTHQKIHMTERPYLCSECGKGFTRTDHLKSHLKTHERKKKKLKHPCTDCVKGFVHLEQLEKHLEKNHLTHKEKKPHGCPRCDESFSDLEELTTHLPVHTEELALYCSDCGKRFLHKGKFERHQRVHSGQMPYICTHCGEGFTQAHSLKHHQRIHTGEKPYLCNECGESFRHDATYRRHKRKHELPLSEKKTYPCSVCGKTFTRSDGVMRHLRRFHYGERALQCSCCDKRFFQQDTLTTHMRIHTGEKPYSCSDCGRSFSQDGDRKKHQKRHHTGEGTSPLTLHVDSTETHKRTL; from the coding sequence ATGGCTGATATTGAGAGGGACAGTCAACACACAGATATACTGCAGGTGCAAATAAAACAGGAGGATGGAGACGAGCCTCACGATACAGAGGACCGTCTCAAGAGTTCTAATACTGGAGAACAGAAGCCTTGTCACATCTGCCCTGATTGTGGTAAAAGTTATACCCGTTCGGATAATCTTAAAACACACCAGAAAATTCATATGACAGAGAGGCCGTACCTCTGCTCCGAGTGTGGTAAAGGCTTTACCCGCACAGACCATCTGAAATCACACCTGAAAACACACGaaagaaagaagaagaaacttaAACACCCCTGTACTGATTGTGTGAAAGGCTTTGTCCATTTAGAGCAGCTTGAAAAACATCTGGAAAAAAATCACCTTACACACAAGGAAAAGAAACCTCACGGCTGTCCGAGGTGTGATGAGAGCTTTTCTGACCTGGAAGAACTAACAACACACTTACCAGTACATACTGAAGAGCTGGCCCTCTACTGCTCTGACTGCGGTAAGCGGTTCTTACACAAAGGAAAATTTGAAAGAcaccagagagtacacagtggacAAATGCCATACATATGCACCCACTGTGGGGAGGGTTTTACACAGGCACATAGTTTGAAACATCACCAgcgaatacacactggagagaaaccctacCTCTGCAACGAGTGTGGGGAGAGTTTCAGACACGATGCAACGTACAGGAGACACAAGCGCAAACACGAGCTACCACTCTCTGAAAAGAAAACCTATCCTTGCTCAGTATGTGGGAAGACTTTTACCCGCTCCGATGGAGTGATGAGGCATCTGAGAAGGTTCCATTATGGAGAGAGAGCTCTCCAGTGCTCCTGCTGCGACAAACGTTTCTTTCAACAGGACACACTAACCACACacatgagaattcacactggagagaaaccgtacagttgctctgactgtgggagaAGCTTCTCACAAGATGGCGACCGAAAGAAACACCAGAAGAGGCACCACACTGGAGAGGGCACTTCACCTCTGACCCTCCATGTGGACAGCACAGAGACGCACAAACGCACACTATAA